In Candidatus Kryptoniota bacterium, the sequence GACAGCCGCGATTTTATTGAGCAGTGAAGCCGGGACGAGTTTGGCGCGAGTCCACGTCCCGCGGGAGCTTGTCGGAAAAAGTTTTCGCGAGCTCCAGGATTATTTCAAGTCGCATCAGAACAGCATAGCCATCGGGATGGTTGTGGAAGAAGAGTCCGTGAAGCTGACCGATCTTTTATCGGCGGATTACAGCGCGATAGACGCATTCATCGAAAGAAAATTCAAGGCCGCGGGTCTTGATATGCTCGAGAAGGGCGGCGTCCGCCTGAATCTGAATCCGCCTCTCGATTATGTCGTACAGGAAAAAGAAGACGCGATCGTGATAGGATGAGAACTCAATCGCTTGATATCGATCTGGGCAAGACAACGGTGTTTGCCGGTCTTGCCGAAGACAAGCTCGCGAAGATCGCCAGCATCGTCACAGTAAAGAACTTTCCGGCCGACCAGTTGGTTTTCAAGGAAGGCGAAAGCGGCGACAGCATTTTCATCCTTCTTTCCGGTGAAGTCGAAGTTTCCAAGTCGCTCGTCATTCACTCATCCGGTGCCGCGGTCGATCCCCGCGACAAGTCGCTGCTCCGGCTCTCGGCAAAAAATTTTCCGTTCTTCGGAGAGATGTCTCTCTTCGATAAGGAGAGCGCGAGGAGCGCAACGGTTCGTACTTCGGCCCCGTCCAGGTTCGCCGTGATCAATCTCGCGGATTTCGTCAAGCTGGCGGAATCCGATTATGAAATCGGATACAGAACCATGCTCAATGTGGCATGGGTGTTGAGCGATCGGCTCAACAAGACGAATAACGATTTGCTGAAAGTGACTACCGCCCTCGGCATCGCACTGGAGAGATAAACTCCAAAGGGCCGCAATAATTCGAAAGACGTTTTTAAATGAGCAGAGAAATTCCCAAAACATATTCACCTTCCGAAATCGAAGACAAGTGGTACAAATTCTGGCTCGACAAAAAATTATTCGAAGCGAGAGTAAATCCTGAAAAGAAACCATATACAGTAGTCATCCCCCCACCTAACATCACCGGCATCCTTACCATGGGACATGTCCTCAACAATTCCATCCAGGATGCATTTGTCCGCTGGAAGAGAATGAAGGGCTATGAGGCCTGCTGGGTTCCGGGCACCGATCATGCAGGCATAGCAACTCAAAACGTCGTGGAGAAAAGTCTCGCTAAAGAGGGGAAGGATCGCCACGCACTGGGAAGAGAGAAATTTGTCGAGCTCGTCTGGAAATGGAGAGAGAATTACGGCGGGGCAATTATCAAACAGTTGAAAAAGCTCGGCGTTTCATGCGATTGGACACGCGAAAGATTTACGATGGACTCCGGTTTGTCGCATGCGGTTCAGGAAGTTTTTGTGAGATTGTACAAGAAGGGACTTGTCTATCGTGGAAAATACATCGTCAACTGGTGCCCGAAGGATCATACGGCGATAAGTGACGACGAAGTCGAATACCAGGAAAAGAACGGCAAACTCTATTTCCTGAAGTATCCGCTTGAGGATGGAAGCGGGCATATCACTGTCGCTACAACTCGTCCTGAGACGATGCTTGGAGACGTAGCGGTTGCGGTTAATCCCGCCGATGAACGGTATAAGAAGTATGTGGGACAAAATCTCGTCCTTCCCCTGGTCGGCAGAAAGATGAGAGTAATCGCTGATGACTATGTTGACAGGGAGTTCGGGACAGGCGCTGTCAAGATCACTCCCGCTCACGATCCGAACGATTTCCGGGTCGCTGAACGCCACGGCCTTGAGAAGGTTGTGGTCCTCGATATCTCGGCTAAGGTCAATGAGAATGCTCCCGCAAAATACAGAGGTCTGGATCGATTCAAAGCAAGAAAACAGGTGGTCGAGGATCTCGATGCACTCGGACTCGTTGAGAAAATCGTCGATTACAATTTGTCAGTCGGTGAATGCTACAGGTGCCACACTGTCGTAGAACCGTATCTTTCCGATCAGTGGTTCGTGAAGATGCGCCCTCTCGCGGAGCCGGCGTTGAAAGCCGTTCGTGAGAGGAAAATCAAATTCTACCCGGAGCACTGGCTGAAGACATATGAAAACTGGATGGAAAATATAAGGGATTGGTGCATAAGCCGGCAGCTCTGGTGGGGCCACAGGATCCCGGTTTGGTACTGCAAGGAGTGCGGTGAACTCACTGTTAGCACAAGCGAGCCTTCGGTGGCATGTCCGAAATGCGGAAAAAGATCTTACAAGCAGGACGAAGATGTTCTGGACACCTGGTTCTCTTCGTGGCTGTGGCCGTTCTCCGTTTTTGGCTGGCCGGACAAAATGGACGATGTAAAATATTTCTATCCGACCGACACGCTGGTCACCGCGCCGGACATAATTTTCTTCTGGGTTGCGCGGATGGTGATGTCGGGGATCGAGTTCATGGGCGACATACCGTTCAAAGATGTTTATTTCACGAGTATCATCCGCGATATGCAGGGGAGAAAGATGTCCAAGTCGCTCGGCAATTCTCCCGATCCGCTCGATGTGATAGAAAAGTACGGAGCCGACGCGCTCAGGTTCACAATACTCTATCTCGCCCCACTCGGTCAGGACGTTTTGTTTTCAGCCGAGAAGTGCGAGATCGGTCGCAACTTTGCTAACAAGATCTGGAATGCCGGGCGATTTCTTCTTATGAACCGCGACAAGCTTGAAGTATCTGCGGCACCCGATAATTCCGTTTTTGATTTCGCCGACCGATGGATCATCAGCAGAATGAACCGCACGATCCGCGACCTCAACGACGCGCTCGGGGTTTTCCGGATCAACGAAGCGGCGAAGATCATTTATGACTTCGTATGGCATGATTACTGTGACTGGTATGTAGAAATGGTTAAGGAACGGTTGAACCTGGAACCTGCCGCGATGACGCGAGCCATAATTACTGCCAATGCAATTTCTGTATTTGAAAACGCGCTTAAGCTCCTGCATCCGATCATGCCCTTCATAACGGAAGAGCTGTACAACGTTATGCAGACCGGACAGGAAAGCATAACCGTAGCCGAATTTCCCGAGGCGGATGGGCGATTCATCAGCGATGCTGTAGATAACGAAATGAGTCTCGTGCAGGAGACTATCACTGCGATAAGATCGATCCGAAAAGAAGCTGACGTGCCGCCTGGTGTTCTGGTGGACATAGTGATAAAACCTAATGATGATTCGACCCTGGATACGTTGTCAGTTAACCAGGCGTATATCAGGCGACTCGCGAAGGTCGAGTCGCTGAGCATCGGTTTCACTTTGCATAAGCCCGCGACTTCTGCCAGCACGGTCATCAGAGGCACTGAGATTTTTGTTTCCCTCGAGGGTCTCGTGAACGCCGACGCGGAGCGTAGCCGGCTGGAAAAGGAAATGAATCGCCTGAAAAGCGCCATTTCTGGAATTGAGGCGAAGCTGAAGAATGAACAGTTCGTACAGCGCGCACCGGCAAATGTAATTGATAAGGAAAAGATTAAACTCGATTCAATGAAAGGGAGTCTCGCCAAACTTGAACAGAACTATCAGGCAATCAAATAGTCGACGGCGAGCCGTCAATGCTCTCCTTACTTTCAATTCGTCCACATTTTGACTTTTTCAATTTGATTTATACGGAGGACTTATGCCTTCATTCGATATCGTGAACCGCGTTGACCTGCAGGAAGTCGACAATGCGATAAATAATACGAAGAAAGAGA encodes:
- a CDS encoding cyclic nucleotide-binding domain-containing protein; this encodes MRTQSLDIDLGKTTVFAGLAEDKLAKIASIVTVKNFPADQLVFKEGESGDSIFILLSGEVEVSKSLVIHSSGAAVDPRDKSLLRLSAKNFPFFGEMSLFDKESARSATVRTSAPSRFAVINLADFVKLAESDYEIGYRTMLNVAWVLSDRLNKTNNDLLKVTTALGIALER
- a CDS encoding valine--tRNA ligase, whose product is MSREIPKTYSPSEIEDKWYKFWLDKKLFEARVNPEKKPYTVVIPPPNITGILTMGHVLNNSIQDAFVRWKRMKGYEACWVPGTDHAGIATQNVVEKSLAKEGKDRHALGREKFVELVWKWRENYGGAIIKQLKKLGVSCDWTRERFTMDSGLSHAVQEVFVRLYKKGLVYRGKYIVNWCPKDHTAISDDEVEYQEKNGKLYFLKYPLEDGSGHITVATTRPETMLGDVAVAVNPADERYKKYVGQNLVLPLVGRKMRVIADDYVDREFGTGAVKITPAHDPNDFRVAERHGLEKVVVLDISAKVNENAPAKYRGLDRFKARKQVVEDLDALGLVEKIVDYNLSVGECYRCHTVVEPYLSDQWFVKMRPLAEPALKAVRERKIKFYPEHWLKTYENWMENIRDWCISRQLWWGHRIPVWYCKECGELTVSTSEPSVACPKCGKRSYKQDEDVLDTWFSSWLWPFSVFGWPDKMDDVKYFYPTDTLVTAPDIIFFWVARMVMSGIEFMGDIPFKDVYFTSIIRDMQGRKMSKSLGNSPDPLDVIEKYGADALRFTILYLAPLGQDVLFSAEKCEIGRNFANKIWNAGRFLLMNRDKLEVSAAPDNSVFDFADRWIISRMNRTIRDLNDALGVFRINEAAKIIYDFVWHDYCDWYVEMVKERLNLEPAAMTRAIITANAISVFENALKLLHPIMPFITEELYNVMQTGQESITVAEFPEADGRFISDAVDNEMSLVQETITAIRSIRKEADVPPGVLVDIVIKPNDDSTLDTLSVNQAYIRRLAKVESLSIGFTLHKPATSASTVIRGTEIFVSLEGLVNADAERSRLEKEMNRLKSAISGIEAKLKNEQFVQRAPANVIDKEKIKLDSMKGSLAKLEQNYQAIK